Proteins from a genomic interval of Kitasatospora kifunensis:
- a CDS encoding TetR/AcrR family transcriptional regulator — MSNVPVAPGTPRRDQIRREAARLFAARGFLGVGVDEIGKAVGISGPGLYRHFPGKDAMLADLLVGISERLLEEGRRRVSAPGGSQAVLDALISGHVDFSLNDSDLITLHDRELLHLKEEDRRRVRRLQRGYVELWVDAVRAAFPALAAAEAEPAARAAVHAVFGLLNSTPHSIGVRPTAVADAATATVDAATAAPTPAGAPTAVAAPAGRPAPGDRAGLLPRAEMAALLHRLAQGAFAAAADGWSQA, encoded by the coding sequence ATGTCGAACGTTCCTGTCGCCCCCGGGACCCCTCGCCGCGACCAGATTCGCCGGGAGGCTGCTCGGCTTTTTGCCGCACGCGGATTCCTGGGCGTCGGGGTGGACGAGATCGGCAAGGCGGTCGGGATCAGCGGCCCGGGGCTCTACCGACACTTCCCGGGCAAGGACGCGATGCTGGCCGATCTGCTGGTCGGCATCAGCGAACGGCTGCTGGAGGAGGGGCGTCGCCGGGTCAGCGCCCCGGGCGGGTCGCAGGCCGTGCTCGATGCCTTGATCAGTGGACATGTCGACTTTTCGCTGAATGACTCCGACCTGATCACGCTGCACGACCGTGAGCTGCTCCATCTGAAGGAGGAGGATCGCCGACGGGTGCGGCGACTCCAGCGCGGTTATGTCGAGCTCTGGGTGGACGCGGTCCGGGCCGCCTTCCCCGCGCTGGCCGCCGCTGAGGCCGAGCCGGCTGCGCGGGCGGCGGTGCACGCGGTGTTCGGGTTGCTCAACTCCACCCCGCACAGCATCGGTGTCCGTCCGACCGCGGTGGCGGACGCCGCCACCGCGACGGTCGACGCTGCCACGGCTGCGCCCACGCCTGCGGGTGCTCCCACCGCCGTGGCCGCACCCGCCGGACGACCCGCACCGGGCGACCGCGCCGGCCTGCTGCCGCGCGCTGAGATGGCGGCACTGCTGCACCGTCTGGCCCAGGGTGCGTTCGCGGCCGCAGCCGATGGCTGGTCGCAGGCTTAG
- a CDS encoding ATP-grasp domain-containing protein has protein sequence MPAPTILLPQDPLNPRRVDPHYSYESQLVRGLGGETAFVDHDALLAGDAAEGVRRVPLDIGPAWYRGWMLPVTAYAAFGRALAERGCHLLTSAAAYATAHELPGWYSTFEGATPDSVWLSAAHGPAELANAVAKLGGHGPAIVKDFVKSRKHEWHEACFIPELADLPAVAQVVDRFVELQGEFLAGGVVLRRFHAFAPAESVDESEQAIGGGWGRTRRPASGARPLADGERPVGGGQGAGERSDGGPSDGGPAAEARVWWVDGEPVLSGPHPDTPEVFPAPDLTQVRSLVRALGCRFVTTDLALRADGGGWMVVEVGDGQVSDLPRGTEVSGLLSSLIST, from the coding sequence ATGCCAGCCCCGACCATCCTGCTGCCCCAGGATCCGCTGAACCCCCGGCGCGTCGACCCGCACTACTCCTACGAGTCCCAACTGGTCCGCGGGCTGGGCGGCGAGACCGCGTTTGTGGACCATGACGCGCTGCTCGCCGGGGACGCCGCCGAGGGCGTCCGCCGGGTGCCGCTCGATATCGGGCCTGCCTGGTACCGCGGCTGGATGCTGCCGGTGACGGCGTACGCGGCATTCGGCCGGGCGCTCGCCGAGCGCGGCTGCCACCTGCTGACCAGCGCGGCTGCCTACGCCACCGCTCATGAGCTGCCCGGCTGGTACAGCACCTTCGAGGGGGCAACCCCGGACAGCGTCTGGCTCTCCGCCGCCCATGGACCTGCCGAGCTGGCCAACGCGGTGGCGAAACTGGGCGGGCACGGGCCGGCGATCGTCAAGGACTTCGTGAAGTCCCGCAAACACGAGTGGCACGAGGCCTGTTTCATCCCCGAGCTCGCCGACCTGCCGGCGGTGGCCCAGGTGGTGGACCGCTTCGTCGAACTGCAGGGCGAGTTCCTGGCCGGCGGGGTGGTGCTGCGACGATTCCACGCCTTCGCCCCGGCGGAGTCGGTGGACGAGTCGGAGCAGGCGATCGGTGGCGGATGGGGGCGCACCAGACGGCCGGCCAGTGGGGCGAGACCGTTGGCCGACGGGGAGCGGCCGGTGGGCGGTGGGCAAGGAGCGGGCGAGCGAAGCGATGGAGGACCGAGCGACGGCGGCCCGGCCGCCGAAGCGCGGGTGTGGTGGGTGGACGGCGAGCCGGTACTGTCCGGACCGCACCCCGACACGCCCGAGGTGTTCCCGGCCCCCGACCTGACCCAGGTGCGCTCCCTGGTCCGGGCGTTGGGCTGCCGGTTCGTCACCACCGACCTCGCGCTGAGGGCGGACGGCGGCGGCTGGATGGTGGTCGAGGTCGGGGACGGGCAGGTGAGCGACCTGCCGCGGGGCACGGAGGTCTCCGGCCTGCTCTCCTCGCTGATCTCCACCTGA
- a CDS encoding ABC transporter ATP-binding protein translates to MPETHGSTREIPAAPAITAASPTSTAPANPSRSHSPSPSAPAAPATGWLRRLSAYCWRYRRNFLLSFGASLGGMAVTAIVPLITKLIIDDVITTHTRALAPWAITLVVAAVLVFGFTQIRRYSAGQLAVDVQQDLRVELFSSLTRLDGARQDQLDTGQVVSRASSDLQLVNGLLSMLPMMTGNLLLFVMSIIVMLWLSVPLTLIALVMGPVLWWVATLSRKRLFPATWAAQQEAAAVAGVVDAAIGGVRVVKGFGQEAQELDKLEGASRSLYGARLRAIRLNSRFSPAMQAIPALGQVAVLALGGWLAVRGSVTLGTFVAFSTYVAQMTGPVRMLTMVLTVGQQARAGVERVFELIDERPLVTEAPNARPLRPTEPSAAQPVPVLEFDQVDFHYQVPPQAGANPDSGADAVAPTSIPVLRGLSLKVAPGETLALVGSSGSGKSTLAQLIPRFYDPTAGTIRLYGQDLREVTLDSIRSVVGIVPEDSFLFSDTVRANIAYGRPRATDEEVEAAARAAQAHDFVSELPAGYDTAVGEQGLTLSGGQRQRIALARAILADPRVLLLDDATSAVDPKIEAEIHEALRTVMVGRTTVLIAHRRSTLQLADRIAVLDHGRLLDLGTHDELVERCPQYRALITDPEALAGHRIPDTATAPTIEVTPTNPAIPTTPVVPGTPAIPTTPATAGTATAPAKRTTPRTMSGRAADPELLAKVAALAPATDTPDVPVSVAAAGDPDFSLGRLLKPFRPALALAFVLLALDAAASLVVPILIRHGIDDGVSKGVMAGVTAASLIALVVVLLDWLVQSAENRVSGRTGERVLYTLRLKIFAHLNRLGLDYYERELTGRIMTRMTTDVDALSSFLQTGVVTGVVSLLTFFGIFAALLIIDLGLGLTVFAVLPVLAIATVVFRRKSAAQYQASRELISAVNADLQENVAGMRIVQAFRREEDTVARFVERGQAYRQARVQAQLYISLYFPFVQFLSSVAAALVLIAGASRVNAGTLTVGALVAYLLYIDLFFAPVNQLSQIFDGYQQAAVGLSRVRELLRTPTSTPAATEPVRTERLRGEIHFDAVSFAYNGGGEGNPEVLSGIDLRVPAGQTVALVGETGAGKSTLVKLVARFYDATGGTVWIDGTDITRYDLADYRHRLGVVPQEAYLFAGTVRDAIAYGRPDATDAEVELAAKAVGAHDMISALSDGYQHEVAGRGRNLSAGQRQLIALARAELVDPDILLLDEATAALDLATELVVNQASDRLRDGRGDRPGGRTTLVIAHRLTTAERADRVVVLDHGRVVEDGTHAELLVADGTYARLWRAFVAEGHREPVHAELSN, encoded by the coding sequence ATGCCTGAGACTCATGGCTCCACCAGGGAGATACCCGCGGCACCTGCCATCACGGCCGCGAGCCCTACTTCCACAGCCCCCGCCAACCCCAGCCGTAGCCACAGCCCGAGCCCCAGCGCCCCCGCCGCACCCGCGACCGGCTGGCTGCGCCGCCTGTCCGCCTACTGCTGGCGCTACCGGCGCAACTTCCTGCTCTCCTTCGGCGCCTCGCTCGGTGGCATGGCGGTCACCGCGATCGTCCCGTTGATCACCAAGTTGATCATCGACGACGTCATCACCACCCACACCCGCGCCCTCGCGCCGTGGGCGATCACGCTGGTCGTGGCGGCCGTGCTGGTCTTCGGCTTCACCCAGATCCGCCGCTACTCGGCCGGTCAGCTCGCGGTCGACGTCCAGCAGGATCTGCGGGTGGAGCTGTTCAGCTCGCTGACCCGGCTCGACGGAGCCCGCCAGGACCAGCTCGACACCGGCCAGGTGGTCAGTCGGGCCAGTTCCGACCTGCAGTTGGTCAACGGTCTGCTCTCCATGCTGCCGATGATGACCGGCAACCTGCTGCTCTTCGTCATGTCGATCATCGTGATGCTCTGGCTCTCGGTGCCGCTGACCCTGATCGCCCTGGTGATGGGGCCGGTGCTCTGGTGGGTCGCGACGCTCAGCCGCAAGCGCCTGTTTCCGGCGACCTGGGCCGCTCAGCAGGAGGCCGCAGCGGTCGCCGGGGTGGTCGACGCGGCGATCGGCGGCGTCCGGGTAGTCAAGGGTTTCGGCCAGGAGGCCCAGGAACTCGACAAGCTGGAAGGCGCCTCGCGCTCGCTGTACGGCGCGCGGCTGCGTGCGATCAGGCTCAACAGCCGTTTCAGCCCGGCGATGCAGGCGATCCCCGCGCTCGGGCAGGTCGCGGTGCTGGCGCTGGGAGGCTGGCTGGCGGTACGCGGTTCGGTGACGCTCGGCACCTTCGTCGCCTTCTCCACCTACGTGGCCCAGATGACCGGTCCGGTCCGGATGCTGACCATGGTGCTGACGGTCGGGCAGCAGGCCCGCGCGGGCGTCGAGCGGGTTTTCGAGCTGATCGACGAACGACCGCTGGTCACCGAGGCGCCCAACGCCCGCCCGCTGCGGCCCACTGAGCCCTCCGCAGCCCAGCCCGTCCCGGTGCTGGAGTTCGACCAGGTCGACTTCCACTACCAGGTCCCCCCGCAGGCCGGAGCGAACCCCGACAGCGGGGCCGACGCAGTCGCCCCCACCTCCATACCCGTGTTGCGTGGCCTCAGCCTCAAGGTCGCGCCGGGCGAGACGCTGGCCCTGGTCGGTTCCTCGGGTTCCGGCAAGTCGACGCTCGCGCAGCTGATCCCGCGGTTCTACGACCCCACGGCCGGCACCATCCGGCTCTACGGGCAGGACCTGCGCGAGGTCACGCTCGACTCGATCCGCTCCGTGGTCGGCATCGTGCCCGAGGACAGCTTTCTCTTCTCGGACACCGTGCGCGCCAATATCGCCTACGGCCGCCCGAGGGCCACTGACGAGGAGGTCGAGGCGGCGGCGCGCGCCGCGCAGGCACACGACTTCGTCAGCGAACTGCCAGCCGGCTACGACACCGCGGTGGGGGAGCAGGGCCTGACCCTCTCCGGCGGCCAGCGCCAGCGGATCGCCCTGGCCCGTGCGATCCTCGCCGACCCCCGGGTCCTGCTGCTGGACGACGCCACCTCGGCGGTCGACCCGAAGATCGAGGCCGAGATCCACGAGGCGCTGCGCACGGTGATGGTCGGCCGGACCACCGTCCTGATCGCGCACCGCCGCTCCACCCTGCAACTCGCCGATCGCATCGCCGTGCTGGACCACGGCCGGCTGCTCGACCTGGGCACGCACGACGAACTGGTGGAGCGATGTCCCCAGTACCGGGCTCTGATCACCGATCCGGAGGCGCTGGCCGGCCATCGGATCCCAGACACCGCGACTGCCCCGACCATCGAAGTCACCCCCACCAACCCAGCGATCCCCACCACCCCGGTAGTCCCGGGCACCCCGGCGATCCCCACCACCCCAGCGACCGCCGGCACCGCGACCGCCCCGGCCAAGCGGACCACGCCGCGCACGATGTCCGGCCGCGCCGCCGACCCCGAACTGCTCGCGAAGGTCGCGGCACTGGCCCCGGCCACCGACACACCGGACGTCCCGGTCAGTGTGGCGGCCGCTGGCGACCCGGACTTCTCGCTCGGCCGCCTGCTCAAGCCGTTCCGACCCGCACTCGCGCTCGCCTTCGTCCTGCTGGCCCTGGACGCGGCGGCCAGCCTGGTGGTGCCGATCCTGATCCGGCACGGCATTGACGACGGCGTCTCCAAGGGCGTGATGGCCGGCGTCACCGCCGCCTCGCTGATCGCCCTGGTGGTGGTGCTGCTCGACTGGCTGGTGCAGAGTGCCGAGAACAGGGTCAGCGGTCGCACCGGTGAACGCGTGCTCTACACCCTGCGGTTGAAGATCTTCGCGCACCTCAACCGGCTCGGCCTGGACTACTACGAGCGCGAGCTGACCGGCCGGATCATGACCCGGATGACCACCGACGTCGACGCCCTGTCCAGTTTCCTGCAGACCGGCGTGGTGACCGGAGTGGTCAGCCTGCTGACCTTCTTCGGCATCTTCGCGGCCCTGCTGATCATCGACCTCGGCCTCGGGCTGACCGTCTTCGCCGTGCTGCCGGTGCTGGCCATCGCCACCGTGGTGTTCCGTCGCAAGTCCGCGGCGCAGTACCAGGCCTCGCGCGAACTGATCAGCGCGGTCAACGCCGACCTGCAGGAGAACGTCGCCGGGATGCGCATCGTCCAGGCGTTCCGCCGCGAGGAGGACACCGTCGCGCGGTTCGTCGAGCGCGGGCAGGCGTATCGGCAGGCGCGCGTCCAGGCGCAGCTCTACATCTCGCTCTACTTCCCGTTCGTCCAGTTCCTGTCCAGCGTCGCCGCCGCCCTGGTGCTGATCGCCGGCGCCTCGCGGGTGAACGCGGGGACGCTCACGGTCGGCGCGCTGGTCGCGTACCTGCTCTACATCGACCTGTTCTTCGCGCCGGTCAACCAGCTCTCGCAGATCTTCGACGGCTACCAGCAGGCGGCGGTCGGCCTCAGCCGGGTCCGCGAGCTGCTGCGCACCCCGACCAGTACCCCGGCGGCCACCGAGCCGGTCCGCACCGAACGGCTGCGCGGTGAGATCCACTTCGACGCTGTCAGCTTCGCCTACAACGGCGGCGGCGAGGGCAACCCCGAGGTGCTGAGCGGGATCGACCTGCGGGTCCCCGCGGGGCAGACCGTCGCCCTGGTCGGCGAGACCGGCGCCGGCAAGTCGACGCTGGTCAAGCTGGTCGCCCGGTTCTACGACGCGACCGGCGGCACGGTGTGGATCGACGGCACCGACATCACCCGCTACGACCTGGCCGACTACCGGCACCGGCTCGGCGTGGTGCCGCAGGAGGCCTACCTCTTCGCGGGCACGGTCCGCGACGCGATCGCGTATGGACGGCCCGACGCCACCGACGCGGAGGTCGAGCTGGCGGCCAAGGCGGTCGGGGCGCACGACATGATCAGCGCACTGTCGGACGGCTACCAGCACGAGGTGGCCGGTCGCGGCCGCAACCTCTCGGCCGGGCAACGGCAGTTGATCGCGCTCGCCCGTGCCGAACTGGTCGACCCCGACATCCTGCTGCTCGACGAGGCCACCGCCGCGCTCGACCTGGCCACCGAGCTGGTGGTCAACCAGGCCTCCGACCGGTTGCGCGACGGCCGCGGCGATCGGCCGGGCGGCCGCACCACGTTGGTCATCGCGCACCGCCTGACCACGGCCGAGCGGGCGGACCGGGTCGTCGTGCTGGACCACGGCCGGGTGGTGGAGGACGGCACGCACGCCGAACTGCTCGTGGCCGACGGAACGTACGCCAGGCTCTGGCGGGCGTTTGTCGCGGAAGGACACCGGGAGCCGGTCCACGCCGAGCTGAGCAACTGA
- a CDS encoding MFS transporter, which produces MSSRDREAGRSTAHHAPYPSTATSRPGPSDCPDSAPGPAPVVIPLPPLVALFAVGYLPAYLLPTIVGRLGGEFSLTATQAGGVGSALLLAAAATGLTLAGRIRELGPTRLARGGLMLLTAGFTLAALVPGGSVSLLIAGCLVGGIGAGTVSAVAGTGVAATADPHRATVLGLLATSTVAAGLYLLLPRLGTSHPIPYLALALLALLALPLMTFSQPQPQPQPQPQPPTPSLPTPPPPTTAPTNPAPLAEPRLPHRTAGLIMASTMMLWAVAQNALWAVSGQIGVHQLGLSERELGLVFALALGGALFGVLASGALGTRVGGVLPIGLGTAAIAACVALSAGARSVAGFAGGEVLWNALYPLVLSYLIGLAAALDPAGRWTVLVGAAATLGGAAGPLTGATLFIDLGCPLLATALGGTLLVTAVPLVLLARTFGTPPVPRLTTEDEELAPAPPLPIQRSADPAIGPAVDPATSPPAGSTLGSPPGPPPKKSA; this is translated from the coding sequence ATGTCTTCGCGCGATCGCGAGGCGGGGCGCAGCACTGCGCACCACGCTCCATACCCCAGCACCGCCACCTCCCGCCCCGGACCGAGCGACTGCCCCGACTCCGCGCCCGGCCCGGCCCCCGTAGTGATCCCGTTGCCGCCGCTGGTGGCCCTCTTCGCGGTCGGCTACCTGCCGGCCTACCTGCTCCCCACCATCGTCGGCAGGCTGGGCGGCGAATTCAGCCTGACGGCCACTCAGGCAGGGGGCGTCGGCAGCGCCCTGTTGCTCGCCGCGGCTGCCACCGGGCTGACCCTGGCCGGCCGGATCCGCGAGCTCGGTCCGACCCGCCTGGCCAGAGGCGGGCTGATGCTACTGACGGCGGGGTTCACGCTCGCGGCCCTGGTGCCCGGGGGTTCCGTATCCCTGCTGATCGCGGGGTGTCTGGTCGGTGGGATCGGGGCGGGAACGGTCTCCGCCGTGGCTGGAACGGGCGTCGCGGCCACCGCCGATCCGCACCGGGCCACTGTGCTCGGCCTGCTTGCCACCTCCACCGTCGCGGCCGGGCTCTACCTGCTGCTGCCCCGGCTGGGTACCTCGCACCCGATTCCCTATCTGGCGCTTGCGCTGCTTGCGCTGTTGGCGCTGCCGCTGATGACCTTCTCGCAGCCGCAGCCGCAGCCGCAGCCGCAGCCGCAGCCGCCCACCCCATCCCTGCCCACCCCGCCCCCGCCCACCACGGCTCCGACGAACCCGGCCCCGCTCGCCGAGCCCCGACTGCCGCACCGCACCGCCGGTCTGATCATGGCCTCGACCATGATGCTCTGGGCGGTCGCGCAGAACGCGCTCTGGGCTGTCAGCGGGCAGATCGGCGTGCACCAGCTGGGGCTCTCGGAGCGGGAACTCGGCCTGGTGTTCGCCCTGGCACTGGGCGGCGCACTCTTCGGCGTGCTGGCCTCGGGTGCACTGGGCACCCGGGTCGGCGGGGTGCTGCCGATCGGTCTCGGCACGGCGGCGATCGCGGCTTGCGTGGCGCTGAGCGCGGGCGCCCGGTCGGTGGCCGGCTTCGCGGGCGGTGAGGTGCTCTGGAACGCGCTGTACCCGCTCGTGCTGAGCTACCTGATCGGGTTGGCGGCCGCGCTGGACCCCGCCGGGCGGTGGACCGTCCTGGTCGGTGCGGCCGCCACGTTGGGTGGCGCGGCCGGTCCGCTGACCGGTGCGACCCTCTTCATCGACCTCGGCTGCCCGCTGCTGGCCACCGCGCTCGGCGGCACGCTGCTGGTCACCGCGGTCCCGCTGGTGCTGCTGGCCCGCACCTTCGGCACGCCACCGGTGCCCCGGCTCACCACGGAGGACGAGGAACTCGCCCCGGCACCTCCGCTCCCGATCCAGCGGTCCGCCGACCCGGCCATCGGCCCGGCCGTCGACCCAGCCACTAGCCCGCCCGCTGGCTCGACCCTCGGCTCGCCCCCCGGCCCGCCCCCCAAGAAGTCGGCCTGA
- a CDS encoding S66 peptidase family protein, whose translation MAMPADVPLGLTRPRKLTPGDRVAVVAPSGPIDPDRLDAGCAILRSWGLEPVVGAHVLHRHPRLPYLAGTDEERAADFQQAWLDPGIAAVICARGGFGAQRVSDLLDWDSLAAVPPKLLIGFSDVTALHEQLAVRLGLASLYGPMGAASSFTSDPPTAEHLRRTLFEPATVRTLTGPEAGPLIPGRAHGITAGGCASLLAVECGSPGARPSFAGTILLLEDVNEHPYKIDRILTQLLRSGALDGIHGVALGSWEGCGAPERVRDVFLERLGPLGVPILWELGFGHGPSTLTVPLGLPAVLDADAGTLTLDLPALAD comes from the coding sequence ATGGCCATGCCCGCTGACGTGCCACTCGGCCTGACCCGGCCCCGCAAGCTCACCCCTGGCGACCGGGTGGCGGTGGTCGCCCCCAGCGGTCCGATCGACCCGGACCGGCTCGACGCGGGCTGCGCCATCCTGCGCTCCTGGGGCCTGGAGCCCGTGGTCGGCGCGCACGTCCTGCACCGCCACCCCCGGCTGCCCTACCTCGCGGGCACCGACGAGGAGCGCGCCGCCGACTTCCAGCAGGCCTGGCTCGACCCAGGCATCGCCGCTGTCATCTGTGCCCGCGGCGGCTTCGGTGCCCAACGGGTCAGCGACCTGCTCGACTGGGACTCGCTGGCCGCCGTTCCGCCCAAGCTGCTGATCGGCTTCAGCGACGTCACGGCGCTGCACGAACAACTCGCGGTCCGCCTCGGCCTGGCCTCGTTGTACGGGCCGATGGGCGCGGCCTCCTCCTTCACCTCCGACCCGCCCACCGCCGAGCACCTGCGCCGCACCCTCTTCGAACCGGCAACCGTCCGCACCCTGACCGGCCCCGAGGCCGGCCCACTCATACCCGGCCGGGCGCACGGGATCACGGCCGGCGGCTGCGCCTCACTCCTCGCGGTGGAATGCGGCTCACCTGGCGCCCGGCCGTCGTTCGCCGGCACGATCCTGCTGCTGGAGGACGTCAACGAGCACCCCTACAAGATCGACCGCATCCTCACGCAGCTGCTGCGCTCGGGCGCTCTGGACGGTATCCACGGAGTGGCGCTCGGTTCTTGGGAGGGCTGCGGCGCGCCGGAACGAGTCCGCGACGTCTTCCTCGAACGCCTCGGCCCGCTCGGTGTCCCGATCCTGTGGGAACTGGGATTCGGCCATGGCCCGTCCACCCTCACCGTCCCGCTCGGCCTGCCGGCCGTCCTGGACGCCGACGCCGGAACCCTGACCCTGGACCTCCCGGCCCTGGCCGACTGA
- a CDS encoding carboxyl transferase domain-containing protein — MSLSTPGFTSPHPWESAGTPGAAATGTRPAGPPPPGPLSAAVAGVAGQVASSSAAAAAPAPRLRSTVDAGSAAYQANTAAHQALVAELRAKLAAAALGGGLKARDRHTSRGKLLPRDRVDTLLDPASPFLELCPLAADGLYDGAAPAAGVIAGIGRVAGREVVVVANDATVKGGTYYPMTVKKHLRAQEVALENRLPCIYLVDSGGAFLPMQDEVFPDRDHFGRIFYNQARLSAAGIPQIAAVLGSCTAGGAYVPAMSDQAVIVRNQGTIFLGGPPLVKAATGEVVTAEELGGGELHSRTSGVTDHLAEDDGHALDIVRTIVAGLGPRTARPWPLTPVEPPAVDPAELYGAVPVDPRTPYDVREVIARLVDGSRFAEFKAEYGATLVTGFARIHGHPVGIVANNGVLFAESALKGAHFIELCDQRGIPLLFLQNISGFMVGRQYEAGGIAKHGAKMVTAVACTRVPKLTVVIGGSYGAGNYSMCGRAYSPRFLWMWPGAKISVMGGEQAASVLATVRRDQFEARGEEWATEAEEEFKRPVREQYERQGNAYYATARLWDDGVIDPMDTRTVVGLALTACANAPLAPPAPYGVFRM; from the coding sequence ATGTCCCTGTCGACCCCCGGCTTCACCTCCCCGCACCCCTGGGAGTCCGCCGGAACCCCGGGAGCGGCGGCGACCGGCACGCGTCCGGCCGGCCCGCCGCCGCCCGGCCCGCTATCGGCTGCCGTGGCCGGCGTTGCCGGCCAGGTCGCATCATCGTCCGCCGCCGCGGCCGCTCCCGCGCCGCGACTGCGCTCGACGGTGGACGCCGGCTCGGCCGCGTACCAGGCGAACACCGCTGCGCACCAAGCACTGGTCGCGGAGTTGCGCGCCAAGCTCGCCGCCGCCGCGCTTGGCGGCGGCCTCAAGGCCCGCGATCGGCACACCTCCCGCGGCAAGCTGCTGCCGCGGGACCGGGTGGACACCCTGCTCGACCCTGCCTCCCCCTTCCTTGAGCTGTGCCCGCTGGCCGCCGACGGCCTCTACGACGGCGCCGCCCCGGCGGCCGGCGTGATCGCCGGGATCGGCCGGGTGGCCGGACGTGAGGTGGTGGTGGTCGCCAACGACGCCACGGTCAAGGGCGGCACCTACTACCCGATGACGGTGAAGAAGCACCTCCGGGCGCAGGAGGTGGCGCTGGAGAACCGTCTGCCCTGCATCTACCTGGTGGACTCCGGGGGCGCGTTCCTGCCGATGCAGGATGAGGTCTTCCCCGACCGCGACCACTTCGGTCGGATCTTCTACAACCAGGCCCGGCTCTCGGCCGCCGGGATTCCGCAGATCGCGGCCGTACTCGGCTCCTGCACGGCCGGAGGCGCGTACGTCCCGGCGATGAGCGACCAGGCCGTGATCGTCCGCAACCAGGGCACGATCTTCCTCGGCGGTCCGCCGCTGGTGAAGGCGGCGACCGGCGAGGTCGTCACGGCCGAAGAGCTCGGCGGCGGCGAACTGCACTCCCGTACCTCCGGTGTGACGGACCACCTGGCCGAGGACGACGGTCACGCGCTCGACATCGTGCGCACCATCGTGGCCGGCCTGGGACCGCGCACCGCCCGGCCCTGGCCGCTCACCCCGGTCGAGCCGCCGGCCGTCGACCCGGCCGAGCTGTACGGGGCGGTCCCGGTGGACCCGCGCACGCCCTACGACGTCCGCGAGGTGATCGCCCGGCTGGTCGACGGCAGCCGCTTCGCCGAGTTCAAGGCCGAGTACGGCGCCACCCTGGTCACCGGCTTCGCCCGGATCCACGGCCACCCGGTCGGCATCGTCGCCAACAACGGCGTGCTCTTCGCGGAGTCCGCTCTCAAGGGCGCACACTTCATCGAGCTGTGCGACCAGCGGGGCATCCCGCTGCTCTTTCTGCAGAACATCAGTGGCTTCATGGTCGGCCGCCAGTACGAGGCGGGCGGGATCGCCAAGCACGGGGCGAAGATGGTGACGGCGGTGGCCTGCACCAGGGTGCCGAAACTGACCGTGGTGATCGGTGGCTCGTACGGCGCCGGCAACTACTCGATGTGCGGCCGGGCTTACTCACCTCGCTTCCTGTGGATGTGGCCGGGCGCCAAGATCTCGGTGATGGGCGGCGAGCAGGCCGCTTCGGTCCTCGCCACCGTCCGCCGCGACCAGTTCGAGGCACGCGGTGAGGAGTGGGCCACCGAGGCCGAGGAGGAGTTCAAGCGGCCCGTCCGTGAGCAGTACGAGCGGCAGGGCAACGCGTACTACGCCACCGCACGGCTCTGGGACGACGGGGTGATCGACCCGATGGACACCCGGACGGTGGTCGGCCTCGCCTTGACCGCCTGCGCCAACGCCCCGCTCGCACCGCCCGCACCGTACGGCGTGTTCCGGATGTGA